A window of Streptomyces sp. SAI-127 contains these coding sequences:
- a CDS encoding ferredoxin--NADP reductase, which translates to MPTPSPAPAAFHRATITRIVRETADTTTYTLRPHSGDFSYRAGQFCTFRVQVDGRHLLRSYSMSSAPETDGELMTTVKRVPGGKVSNWLGDHAREGDTLELTQPRGRFCLREIEVPLLGFAGGSGLTPVFSLAKSALAGTRRNVRLLCADRSRDAMIFASALDELVLRYPGRLTVVRHLDADRGLLDQARVKEFVGADGDADVYVCGPEPFMELVESALPGGGKLFSERFGAAAPAAPPTATAAPPAPTAAAPGTISIRLGNQRVAVPAHPGETLLQTARRAGLTPPFSCEAGNCATCMAKVTEGSVRMRVNDVLEDDEVAEGYVLTCQGVPETPSVTVEYE; encoded by the coding sequence GTGCCGACCCCCTCGCCCGCGCCTGCTGCCTTCCACCGCGCGACGATCACCCGGATCGTCCGGGAAACCGCCGACACCACCACGTACACGCTCCGTCCGCACAGTGGCGATTTCTCCTACCGTGCAGGGCAGTTCTGCACGTTCCGCGTGCAGGTGGACGGGCGGCACCTGCTGCGCTCGTACTCGATGTCGAGTGCGCCGGAGACGGACGGCGAGCTGATGACCACGGTGAAGCGGGTGCCGGGCGGCAAGGTCTCGAACTGGCTGGGCGACCACGCACGCGAAGGCGACACGCTCGAACTCACCCAGCCCCGGGGGCGGTTCTGCCTGCGCGAGATCGAGGTTCCGCTGCTCGGATTCGCCGGCGGCAGCGGCCTCACGCCCGTGTTCTCGCTGGCCAAGAGCGCACTCGCCGGTACACGGCGCAACGTCAGGCTGCTGTGCGCCGACCGTTCGCGGGACGCGATGATCTTCGCTTCGGCCCTCGACGAGCTGGTGCTGCGCTATCCCGGAAGGCTCACAGTCGTACGTCATCTGGACGCGGATCGGGGCCTGTTGGATCAGGCCCGGGTCAAGGAGTTCGTGGGAGCGGACGGGGACGCGGACGTGTACGTGTGCGGCCCCGAGCCCTTCATGGAACTCGTCGAGTCGGCGCTTCCGGGCGGCGGAAAGTTGTTCAGCGAACGGTTCGGCGCGGCAGCTCCTGCCGCCCCTCCGACCGCGACGGCCGCCCCGCCGGCTCCGACGGCCGCGGCGCCGGGGACCATATCGATCCGCCTGGGCAACCAACGGGTCGCGGTACCCGCCCACCCCGGCGAGACGCTTCTGCAGACCGCCCGCCGAGCGGGCCTGACCCCACCGTTCTCCTGCGAGGCCGGAAACTGTGCCACGTGCATGGCAAAGGTCACCGAAGGATCGGTGCGCATGCGAGTGAATGACGTTCTGGAGGACGACGAGGTGGCGGAGGGCTATGTGCTCACCTGCCAGGGGGTACCCGAAACTCCGTCGGTGACAGTCGAGTACGAGTGA
- a CDS encoding acyl-CoA dehydrogenase family protein, protein MDLELGEQQRDIQAAVRDLARTFAPDYWADRDERGEFPWEFYDAFAKAGWLGIAVPEEYGGGGLGVLEASLLLEEVAASGAGMNGCSTMHLTIFGLNVLAKHGSEALRRAVLPHAATGELHVCFGVTEPDAGTDTTRISTFARREGDHYIVHGRKVWITKAGDSQKMVLLARTTPRDEVAKPTHGLSVFLADVDRNAMEIRPIPKMGRNAVASNEILIDGLKVPVSARIGEEGQGFRYLLDGLNPERILLAHEALGLGRAALDVATRYASERIVFERPIGQNQGIAFPLAEALTRLDAARLMARNAAWRYDRGLDCGREANMAKFLCADAGFQAADRAVQTLGGMGYAREYHVERYFRESRLLRLAPVSQEMVLNYVSQHVMGLPRSY, encoded by the coding sequence ATGGACCTCGAACTCGGCGAACAGCAACGGGACATCCAGGCGGCCGTCCGCGATCTGGCCCGCACCTTCGCTCCCGACTACTGGGCCGATCGCGACGAACGCGGCGAATTCCCCTGGGAGTTCTACGACGCCTTCGCGAAGGCGGGCTGGCTCGGCATCGCCGTCCCCGAGGAGTACGGGGGCGGCGGACTCGGCGTCCTGGAGGCCTCACTGCTCCTGGAGGAGGTCGCGGCATCGGGCGCCGGCATGAACGGCTGCTCCACCATGCACCTGACCATCTTCGGCCTCAACGTCCTGGCCAAGCACGGCAGCGAGGCACTCCGTCGTGCCGTACTGCCGCACGCGGCCACGGGCGAACTGCATGTGTGCTTCGGCGTCACGGAACCCGATGCGGGCACCGACACCACCCGCATCTCCACCTTCGCGCGCCGCGAAGGCGACCACTACATCGTCCACGGCCGCAAGGTGTGGATCACCAAGGCGGGCGACTCGCAGAAGATGGTGCTGCTCGCCCGTACGACCCCGCGCGATGAGGTGGCCAAGCCCACCCACGGTCTGTCGGTGTTCCTCGCGGACGTCGACCGCAACGCCATGGAGATCCGGCCCATCCCGAAGATGGGCCGCAACGCCGTGGCGTCGAACGAGATCCTGATCGACGGTCTGAAGGTCCCGGTCAGCGCACGGATCGGCGAGGAAGGGCAGGGATTCAGGTATCTCCTTGACGGCCTCAACCCCGAACGGATCCTTCTCGCCCACGAGGCCCTGGGCCTCGGCCGGGCCGCCCTCGACGTGGCGACCCGTTACGCGAGCGAACGGATCGTCTTCGAGCGGCCGATCGGCCAGAACCAGGGCATCGCCTTCCCGCTGGCCGAGGCCCTGACCCGCCTCGACGCGGCCCGGCTCATGGCCCGCAACGCCGCCTGGCGCTACGACCGCGGCCTGGACTGTGGACGCGAGGCCAACATGGCCAAGTTCCTGTGCGCGGACGCCGGCTTCCAGGCCGCGGACCGCGCCGTGCAGACGCTGGGCGGCATGGGATACGCCCGCGAGTACCACGTCGAGCGCTACTTCCGGGAGTCCCGGCTGCTTCGCCTCGCGCCCGTGAGCCAGGAGATGGTGCTCAACTACGTGTCCCAGCACGTGATGGGGCTGCCCCGGTCGTACTGA
- a CDS encoding chorismate mutase — protein sequence MTTHVVETTGRGHACADLAELDDQIIALLARRRELAQGLPMPPGPRAVDPAYTGAVRDTTLRYVDGLGSGGELVARSVLVLCHPGGERD from the coding sequence GTGACGACACACGTGGTCGAGACGACCGGGCGCGGCCATGCCTGTGCCGACCTCGCCGAACTCGACGACCAGATCATCGCGCTGCTCGCCCGGCGCCGCGAGCTCGCTCAGGGACTGCCCATGCCCCCGGGTCCGCGCGCCGTCGATCCCGCCTACACCGGCGCCGTACGCGACACGACCCTGCGCTATGTCGACGGGCTCGGCAGCGGAGGCGAACTCGTGGCCCGGTCCGTGCTCGTGCTGTGCCATCCGGGCGGCGAGCGGGACTGA
- a CDS encoding FadD3 family acyl-CoA ligase, whose amino-acid sequence MNTADAAGWASWGTIPRMALSAAERFGDAEAVVDGSTRLTFTELAERIRRAAGAYASAGVGTGDRVAVWAPNSAAWIVAALGAVTAGGVLVPVNTRLQGQEAADIIGRSGAKLVLVQQGFLGREFTAPDGIPVIDLRSDFLASGTPYDRASRPDDIADVIYTSGTTGRPKGVLMTHRQTLRLYEEWCHLADLREGDRYLAVNPFFHTFGYKAGIIASLIRGATILPVPVFDVDRVVELVQREKITMLPGPPTLYHSLLEVAGKGNDLSSLRAAVTGAADIPVELIRRVRTQLPFRSIMTGYGLTEAGTVTASRPGDSFESIATTVGTPCDGVEVRIAEDGEVLVRGYSVMQGYLDDPAATAEAVDTDGWLHTGDLGTLDADGRLRIVGRKKDMFIVGGFNAYPAEIEGFLLEHPAVAQAAVIGVPDKRLGQVGKAFVVTRSPVSQEDLIAWSRERMAGYKVPRSVEFRTELPLNGTGKVMKDQLHIAKGEPQ is encoded by the coding sequence ATGAACACCGCGGACGCGGCGGGATGGGCGAGTTGGGGCACCATCCCGCGGATGGCGCTCAGCGCCGCCGAACGCTTCGGTGACGCCGAGGCGGTCGTGGACGGCTCCACGCGCCTGACCTTCACCGAACTCGCCGAGCGCATCCGCAGGGCCGCCGGGGCGTATGCCTCGGCAGGCGTCGGCACGGGCGACCGCGTGGCCGTCTGGGCGCCCAACTCGGCCGCGTGGATCGTGGCCGCGCTCGGCGCGGTCACCGCGGGCGGCGTCCTGGTGCCGGTCAACACCCGGCTGCAGGGCCAGGAGGCCGCCGACATCATCGGGCGCAGCGGCGCGAAGCTCGTACTCGTCCAACAGGGCTTCCTCGGGCGTGAGTTCACCGCACCGGACGGCATCCCGGTGATCGACCTCCGCTCGGACTTCCTGGCGAGCGGAACACCGTACGACCGCGCATCCCGCCCCGATGACATCGCCGACGTCATCTACACCTCGGGCACCACGGGCCGCCCCAAGGGCGTGCTGATGACGCACCGGCAGACGCTGCGCCTGTACGAGGAGTGGTGCCACCTCGCCGATCTGCGCGAGGGAGACCGGTATCTGGCCGTCAACCCGTTCTTCCACACGTTCGGCTACAAGGCCGGGATCATCGCCTCGCTGATCCGCGGCGCCACGATCCTCCCCGTGCCGGTCTTCGACGTGGACCGGGTGGTGGAGCTGGTCCAGCGGGAGAAGATCACGATGCTGCCCGGGCCGCCGACCCTCTACCACTCGCTCCTCGAAGTGGCCGGCAAAGGCAACGACTTGTCCTCGCTGCGGGCCGCCGTGACGGGAGCCGCCGACATTCCCGTGGAGCTCATCCGGCGCGTGCGTACGCAGCTGCCCTTCCGGTCGATCATGACCGGGTACGGGCTGACCGAGGCCGGTACCGTCACCGCCTCACGCCCCGGCGACTCCTTCGAGTCCATCGCCACCACCGTCGGCACCCCGTGCGACGGCGTCGAAGTGCGCATCGCCGAGGACGGCGAGGTCCTGGTGCGCGGCTACAGCGTCATGCAGGGCTACCTCGACGACCCGGCGGCCACCGCCGAGGCCGTCGACACCGACGGCTGGCTGCACACCGGCGACCTCGGCACGCTCGACGCGGACGGACGGCTGCGGATCGTCGGCCGCAAGAAGGACATGTTCATCGTCGGCGGATTCAACGCCTACCCCGCCGAGATCGAAGGCTTCCTCCTCGAGCATCCCGCGGTCGCACAGGCCGCTGTCATCGGGGTGCCGGACAAGCGCCTCGGCCAGGTGGGCAAGGCGTTCGTCGTCACGCGTTCCCCCGTATCGCAGGAGGACCTGATCGCCTGGAGCCGGGAGCGGATGGCCGGGTACAAGGTGCCCAGATCCGTGGAGTTCCGGACCGAGCTGCCACTGAACGGGACCGGGAAGGTCATGAAGGACCAGCTGCACATCGCCAAGGGAGAACCGCAGTGA
- a CDS encoding amidohydrolase family protein produces the protein MPSRELPYPLFDADNHLYETEEALTRYLPEQYAGAIRYVQVDGRTKIAVRGQISEYIPNPTFEVVARPGAMEEYFKVGNPTGKTRREIFGEPMRAIPAFREPGPRLELMDELGIQRSLMFPTLASLIEERMKDDPELIHTVIHALNQWLHETWSFNYEDRIFTVPVITLPFVDKAIEELEWVVERGARAILVRPAPVPGPGGITRSFALPEFDPFWERVVHHDLLVTLHSSDSGYSDYANDWEGNQREFLPFKPNAFRQINEWRPIEDAVSSLICHGALSRFPALKVAVIENGASWVEPLLDRLADVYKKMPHEFQENPVDVFKRHIHISPFWEEDMAALGDLIGIERVLFGSDYPHPEGLADPVTYVDHLAKLSDEDKAKVMGGNLARLLGV, from the coding sequence ATGCCCTCGCGCGAGCTGCCGTATCCGCTCTTCGACGCGGACAACCACCTCTACGAGACCGAGGAGGCCCTCACCAGGTACCTGCCGGAGCAGTACGCGGGGGCGATCCGGTACGTCCAGGTCGACGGCCGGACGAAGATCGCCGTCCGGGGTCAGATCAGCGAGTACATCCCCAACCCCACCTTCGAGGTCGTCGCGCGGCCCGGTGCCATGGAGGAGTACTTCAAGGTCGGCAACCCCACCGGCAAGACCCGCCGGGAGATATTCGGCGAACCCATGCGCGCGATCCCGGCCTTCCGTGAACCCGGCCCGCGCTTGGAGCTGATGGACGAACTCGGCATCCAGCGCAGCCTGATGTTCCCGACCCTCGCGAGCCTGATCGAGGAGCGGATGAAGGACGACCCGGAGCTGATCCACACCGTAATCCATGCGCTCAACCAGTGGCTGCACGAGACCTGGTCCTTCAACTACGAGGACCGCATCTTCACCGTCCCGGTCATCACCCTCCCGTTCGTCGACAAGGCGATCGAGGAGCTGGAATGGGTGGTGGAGCGAGGTGCCCGGGCCATCCTGGTCCGTCCCGCGCCCGTGCCCGGCCCCGGCGGCATCACCCGCTCGTTCGCCCTGCCGGAGTTCGACCCGTTCTGGGAGCGGGTGGTCCACCACGACCTGCTCGTCACCCTGCACTCCTCCGACAGCGGCTACTCGGACTACGCCAACGACTGGGAAGGCAACCAGCGGGAGTTCCTGCCCTTCAAGCCCAACGCCTTCCGGCAGATCAACGAGTGGCGGCCGATTGAGGACGCCGTCTCGTCCCTGATCTGCCACGGCGCGCTGAGCCGCTTCCCGGCGCTCAAGGTCGCCGTCATCGAGAACGGCGCGTCCTGGGTCGAGCCGCTGCTCGACCGCCTGGCCGACGTGTACAAGAAGATGCCGCACGAGTTCCAGGAGAACCCGGTCGACGTCTTCAAGCGCCACATCCACATCAGCCCCTTCTGGGAGGAGGACATGGCCGCGCTCGGCGACCTCATCGGCATCGAGCGGGTCCTGTTCGGCTCCGACTACCCGCACCCGGAGGGCCTCGCCGACCCGGTGACCTACGTCGACCACCTGGCGAAGCTGAGCGACGAGGACAAGGCCAAGGTCATGGGCGGCAACCTGGCCCGCCTGCTCGGCGTATGA
- a CDS encoding AMP-binding protein: protein MPATVPSELSYTFREIPPELVARYEAEGWWTRDTIGDLLSRGLAFAHDVAFRVHSQVRPYEGTFADVERIARRLAAGLRARGVVPGDRIVLQLPNWMEAAAVFWASAFLGAVVVPVVHFYGRKELSYILDATRPKVFVTAEKFGRLSFDPEVCTDVPVVGVVGRDFDDLLAGEPLTGTAAVDPDAPALIAFTSGTTRDPKGVVHSHRTLGFETRQLADLYPADRGDQLTAAPLGHFIGMINALLIQVLDGMPVNLTDVWDPGQALRLIREEGLAVGGGAAYYMSSLLDHPDFTAADAARLPYAGLGGAAVPSPVTTRLEALGITVFRSYGSTEHPSATATRVSAPAAKRLHTDGDPMPGVEVCLADDGEILTRGPDLCLGYTDPELTATVFDAEGWYHTGDIGVIDDDGYLTIVDRKADVIIRGGENISAVELEEVLLGLAAVAETAVVAAPDARLGEHAAAFVRLRPGHALPSLDEVRAHLQGAGLARQKWPEELHAVEDFPRTASGKVKKFVLRAELSAKAREDIAAEG, encoded by the coding sequence ATGCCTGCCACGGTGCCGTCAGAGCTGTCGTACACCTTCCGTGAGATCCCGCCGGAGCTGGTCGCCCGCTACGAGGCGGAGGGCTGGTGGACCCGCGACACCATCGGTGACCTCCTGAGTCGGGGGCTCGCCTTCGCTCACGACGTCGCCTTCCGCGTGCATTCGCAAGTCCGGCCGTACGAGGGCACGTTCGCCGACGTCGAGCGCATCGCACGGAGGCTGGCGGCGGGGCTGCGCGCTCGCGGAGTCGTCCCCGGCGACCGGATCGTGCTGCAGCTGCCGAACTGGATGGAGGCCGCGGCCGTCTTCTGGGCCTCCGCGTTCCTGGGTGCCGTCGTGGTCCCCGTCGTCCACTTCTACGGGCGCAAGGAACTGAGCTACATCCTCGACGCCACCCGCCCCAAGGTCTTCGTGACCGCCGAGAAGTTCGGCCGTCTGAGCTTCGACCCGGAGGTCTGCACGGACGTGCCCGTCGTGGGTGTGGTGGGGCGTGACTTCGACGACCTGCTGGCCGGCGAACCCCTGACGGGCACCGCCGCCGTGGACCCGGACGCGCCCGCACTGATCGCCTTCACCTCGGGAACCACCCGTGATCCCAAGGGGGTTGTACACAGCCACCGCACGCTCGGCTTCGAGACGCGACAGCTGGCCGACCTGTATCCGGCCGACCGCGGCGACCAGCTGACCGCCGCACCCCTCGGGCACTTCATCGGCATGATCAACGCGCTGCTCATCCAGGTGCTCGACGGTATGCCGGTCAACCTGACCGACGTCTGGGACCCGGGGCAGGCGCTGCGCCTGATCCGCGAGGAAGGGCTCGCGGTCGGAGGGGGAGCCGCGTACTACATGTCGAGCCTGCTCGACCACCCGGACTTCACCGCCGCCGACGCCGCCCGCCTGCCGTACGCGGGCCTTGGCGGCGCCGCGGTCCCCTCGCCCGTCACCACGCGCCTGGAGGCCCTCGGCATCACGGTGTTCCGCTCGTACGGATCCACCGAACACCCCTCGGCCACCGCCACCCGGGTCAGCGCGCCGGCCGCCAAGCGCCTGCACACGGACGGCGATCCGATGCCGGGTGTGGAGGTGTGCCTGGCCGACGACGGGGAGATCCTCACCCGCGGCCCCGACCTCTGCCTCGGGTACACCGACCCGGAGTTGACGGCGACCGTGTTCGACGCGGAGGGCTGGTACCACACCGGCGACATCGGCGTGATCGATGACGACGGCTACCTCACCATCGTCGACCGCAAGGCGGACGTCATCATCCGCGGCGGCGAGAACATCAGCGCCGTCGAGCTCGAGGAAGTGCTCCTCGGCCTCGCGGCCGTCGCCGAAACGGCCGTCGTCGCCGCGCCCGACGCACGCCTGGGCGAGCACGCCGCCGCGTTCGTGCGCCTGCGCCCCGGCCATGCGCTCCCTTCACTCGACGAGGTGCGCGCTCACCTCCAAGGTGCCGGTCTGGCACGGCAGAAGTGGCCCGAGGAACTGCACGCCGTCGAGGACTTCCCGCGCACGGCGAGTGGCAAGGTCAAGAAGTTCGTGCTCCGTGCGGAACTCTCGGCGAAGGCGCGCGAGGACATTGCGGCGGAAGGTTGA